The proteins below come from a single Jaculus jaculus isolate mJacJac1 chromosome X, mJacJac1.mat.Y.cur, whole genome shotgun sequence genomic window:
- the LOC101612841 gene encoding melanoma-associated antigen B4-like → MPRGKKSKARAQERYKQNKVQPQELSDAQGRATEDAGPPPFSALASEDGLPSTSTTGFPHKSQSPVCPTNTGTGVSLKGPGKVDQGQVTSRARSSELHSSSEDPKYDLLKTKTEKLMEYMLSKYKMNQPLVRGEMMRVVNKTFKNHFPEILKTACQHLDMGFGLELEEEQPNANTFKLVNKLHFKDDGSDHSQLGLPTRRILFSVLSVIYLNRRCAPEEKIWLFLNNIGIYDGIPHIIIGDARKVLTQDLVQEKYLEYRQVGDSNPPTYEFLWGPKAYTETCMENVLDFLHKYNEYVTRSDTPPYEDAWWDEEEKGKIDVVSEGGMGRHGTF, encoded by the coding sequence ATGCCCCGAGGAAAGAAGAGTAAGGCGCGTGCTCAAGAaagatacaaacaaaacaaagttcaGCCTCAGGAGCTCAGTGATGCTCAAGGCAGAGCAACAGAAGATGCAGGGCCACCCCCCTTCTCTGCACTTGCTAGTGAGGATGGTCTTCCTAGCACATCTACTACTGGCTTTCCCCACAAATCTCAGTCACCTGTGTGCCCCACAAATACTGGTACAGGTGTCAGTCTGAAAGGGCCTGGGAAAGTGGACCAGGGCCAAGTCACCTCCAGGGCCAGATCCAGTGAATTGCACTCTTCTAGTGAGGACCCCAAGTATGATCTTCTAAAGACCAAGACAGAAAAGCTGATGGAATACATGCTCAGCAAGTACAAAATGAATCAACCCTTGGTGAGGGGAGAAATGATGAGAGTCGTCAACAAAACCTTCAAGAATCACTTCCCCGAGATCCTCAAGACAGCCTGCCAACACCTGGATATGGGTTTTGGCCTTGAGTTGGAAGAAGAGCAGCCAAATGCCAACACATTCAAGCTTGTCAACAAACTACATTTCAAGGATGATGGGAGTGACCACAGCCAGTTGGGCCTCCCCACCAGGAGGATTCTGTTTTCTGTCCTGAGTGTCATCTACTTAAATCGCCGCTGTGCCCCTGAGGAGAAAATCTGGCTATTCCTGAATAACATAGGCATCTATGATGGGATTCCACACATCATCATTGGGGATGCCAGGAAGGTCCTCACCCAAGATCTAGTGCAGGAAAAGTACCTGGAGTACCGCCAAGTTGGTgacagtaatcctcccacctaTGAATTCCTATGGGGTCCCAAAGCTTATACTGAAACCTGCATGGAGAATGTCCTGGACTTTCTGCACAAGTACAACGAATATGTAACCCGCAGTGATACACCCCCTTATGAAGATGCCTGGTGGGAtgaggaagaaaaaggcaaaattgATGTTGTCTCAGAGGGTGGCATGGGAAGACATGGGACATTCTAA